The Populus trichocarpa isolate Nisqually-1 chromosome 2, P.trichocarpa_v4.1, whole genome shotgun sequence genome has a window encoding:
- the LOC18096176 gene encoding uncharacterized protein LOC18096176, with translation MADQEEEELRVALRMSMQNSPPEPKRSKPRDAGAPAASPEESRRMQRELMAAAAEKRMIATRIASPSPSLSHSPSPSPSPSPSPSPSPSKATIDRNPGKSADCVRKEVNFGAKEGNSGLELSSEEVNQLFSMVFGSGVSKDILAQWSNQGIRFSPDPETSMGLVQHEGGPCGVLATIQAFVLKYLLFFPNEIGKVTSNAPQNLGPGRLSKGQYVASDNFGSLTEDAKARALVKSMGEILFMCGDNKRAVIATLNVVGLDTKGFAKNEIVAKALEGLSIESAFDLQKILRIETHTSQASALQKLHKALPVFQSRMGALLFLISALLSRGLDSIQSDRDDPSLPLVTAPFGHASQEIVNLLLCGQAVPNVFDGRMDLGGGMFLKGIFTSVEVGFLTLLESLNFCKVGQHLKCPKWPIWVVGSESHYTVLFALDTTVQDENELEERESQIRRAFDAQDQSGGGGFISVEGFHQVLREAGIRLPSEKLDHLCSTGFIVWSEFWQVILDLDKSLGGLKDSSGLMGKKVFDLYHFNGIAKSDLNGSHTTSGGETPVQRPRLTKLRVSVPPRWTPEEFMADVVVTSGPVGNESSGKDTEVTKPEPSQHAPLVDCIRTRWSRAVCNWVGDPPSIV, from the exons atggCGGATCAAGAAGAAGAGGAGTTGAGAGTGGCTctaagaatgagcatgcaaaaCTCGCCTCCTGAACCTAAGCGAAGCAAGCCGAGAGACGCTGGAGCTCCTGCGGCGTCACCAGAGGAATCGAGGCGGATGCAACGAGAGCTCATGGCAGCGGCCGCTGAGAAGCGGATGATCGCGACGAGAATTGCCTCCCCTTCTCCTTCGTTGTCGCATTcgccttctccttctccttcaccTTCACCTTCACCTTCACCTTCACCTTCGAAAGCAACAATTGATAGAAATCCTGGTAAAAGTGCGGACTGTGTTAGAAAGGAGGTGAATTTTGGTGCGAAGGAGGGGAATTCGGGACTGGAATTATCGAGTGAGGAAGTTAATCAGTTGTTTTCGATGGTGTTTGGGAGCGGAGTTTCGAAGGACATTCTTGCTCAGTGGAGTAACCAGGGCATAAG GTTTAGTCCTGATCCAGAAACATCTATGGGCCTAGTGCAGCATGAAGGCGGGCCCTGTGGCGTCTTAGCAACTATACAA GCATTTGTTCTCAAataccttcttttctttccgAATGAAATAGGCAAAGTTACATCAAATGCGCCACAAAATTTAGGCCCTGGAAGATTGTCTAAAGGCCAATATGTTGCATCGGATAATTTTGGTTCTCTCACTGAAGATGCAAAAGCAAG AGCCCTGGTCAAAAGCATGGGCGAGATATTGTTTATGTGTGGGGATAATAAAAGAGCTGTGATTGCCACTTTGAATGTTGTTGGCCTTGACACCAAGGGCTTTGCAAAGAACGAG ATTGTTGCAAAAGCACTTGAGGGTCTTTCAATTGAATCTGCCTTTGATTTGCAAAAAATTCTAAGAATCGAAACACATACATCACAAGCAAGTGCATTGCAGAAGCTCCATAAGGCACTTCCTGTTTTCCAATCTCGTATGGGGGCACTACTGTTCCTTATTTCTGCATTACTGTCCCGGGGATTG GACTCCATTCAATCTGACAGGGACGATCCCAGCCTTCCCCTAGTCACTGCACCTTTTGGGCATGCTTCACAG GAAATTGTGAACCTTTTGCTCTGTGGACAGGCTGTCCCTAATGTATTTGACGGTAGGATGGACTTGGGTGGAGGCATGTTTCTAAAGGGCATATTCACGAGTGTGGAAGTTGGATTTCTCACTCTACTAGAATCCCTCAATTTTTGTAAGGTTGGCCAGCATCTAAAATGCCCTAAATGGCCAATATGGGTTGTAGGAAGTGAATCCCATTATACAGTTCTATTTGCTCTCGACACCACTGTTCAAGATGAGAATGAGCTGGAAGAAAGGGAATCACAGATCCGGAGGGCATTTGATGCACAAGATCAGAGTGGCGGCGGTGGCTTTATCAGTGTTGAAGGTTTCCATCAAGTCCTTAGGGAAGCAGGAATTAGACTTCCATCCGAGAAACTTGATCACCTTTGCAGCACTGGCTTTATTGTATGGAGTGAGTTCTGGCAGGTTATTTTGGACTTGGACAAAAGTTTGGGAGGCCTTAAGGATTCAAGTGGGTTAATGGGTAAGAAGGTGTTTGATCTTTACCATTTTAATGGGATTGCAAAATCTGATTTAAATGGAAGCCACACAACCTCTGGGGGTGAAACACCAGTTCAGAGACCTAGGCTCACAAAATTGAGGGTTTCAGTTCCACCAAGGTGGACTCCCGAGGAATTCATGGCAGATGTGGTAGTGACTTCTGGGCCTGTTGGGAACGAATCAAGTGGTAAAGACACTGAGGTGACAAAACCTGAGCCTTCCCAGCATGCACCACTGGTGGACTGTATTAGAACACGCTGGTCGCGTGCAGTTTGCAATTGGGTGGGGGATCCGCCTAGTATAGTGTGA